CCTAAAACGTGGAAAAACACAAGTGCAAAAACTGCATGCTCACTTCACCTTCACTTTACCAATTCTCTCAATAAGGCAacagtgtcatctgcatagtcaTGCAATAAACATCTAAAGGTACAAAATAGAAGAATGTCTTCTTAACACAGGGTGAACTTAATGTGCTGTACACCCAAGACTTGTCCAACACCAGGATCCGCTTTCCTCCTTTTTAAGAAGCTGTGTATTCACCCGCTCCAGGCAACGGCTTCAGATCCTGCCTCTGGGATCAAATCTGGAATAAAACAACCGAtttaaaagtcacaaaacaTTTTGTAATGAAAAACTATTAGAAAAGCATTTCTTCACATCTGCAGCTTACATGCTGCTCCAGCTTCTGGTACTCTGTGGATTTAGGCCGACGTGTGGATCTGGATCTCTTCCCTTCCAAAACAAAGGCTATTATCTGcgagtgaaaaaagaaaatacaaatccTTTTTGTAAGTTCACCTGGACAATTAAGTGAAAATATTTTAGAGTTCCAGCATACCACAAAAATTGTTTCTTTTAGGGGAATTTGTATTTTCCCAAGCCCAGTGGGCTAATTTATGCTACTCTCATCTTTGTGCAGTGAAAATGAAGCTACTGCCTACAGCTTTGCTCTAAATAGAGAAAACCCACATGTGCTGCATGTACACAACTTCTTTTGTTGTAGGTCAGATTGTGGCTGTAGGTGTCTGCTGTTTCCAGTCTTTAATGTAAGCCAACCAGACACCGACTCTAGCTACCTTTTTACCTCACAGACAGGACGCATCAGTCTCACCTGACcatgaaacaaaataaataagctttaagacttttttttagcAGGGAACTGATTCATTTgatatatttttgcatttttactGTAACATTTGTAACGGTCATCAAAATTAAATGagggaataaagaaaaaagatctGCAACATAACTAGCTGTGTTTCAATCATTTTTTGAACAGACAACCCAAAAGCACACTATTGTCTGCGAGTGGAAAAAAGACATATGCCTCAGACAGGCCTGAATAATAACACAAGTACCTTGCGCTTGTTGTGGTAAGTGATGTAAAGCACTGCAACCAACACAGCAGTGCAAACAAGGTAGGCAAAGAAATGACTGTTTTCCTCCTCCTTCATTCCAGATGGGTCATACTGACTTTTGCCTTCACTTCCTCCATTTCTGTTTTCGTCTTCTTCCATTGTTTCCTTCTTGTTGTTCAAATCTTCATTTTTCTCACCAGCTTCTCcatcttgtttatttttgtcaCTGGCATCATCTCCTTCAGTTTCCGTCTTTTTATCCGTTTCTAATTCTTCGGTTTCCGTCTTTTTATCTGTTTCTAATTCTTCGGTTTCCGTCTTTTTATCTGTTTCTAATTCTCCGGTTTCCTTCTTTTTATCTGTTTCTAATTCTCCGGTTTCCTTCTTTTTATCTGTTTCTAATTCTCCGGTTTCCTTCTTTTTATCTGTTTCTAATCCTTCTGTTTCCTTCTTGTTGTTCAAGTCTTCGTTGTTCTCAGTAGCATCTCCTTTTCCCGGCTCTACGACAATGTGATTGGTGTCCGAGCCTATAGAGTTCACCGAAT
This Odontesthes bonariensis isolate fOdoBon6 chromosome 6, fOdoBon6.hap1, whole genome shotgun sequence DNA region includes the following protein-coding sequences:
- the tgoln2 gene encoding uncharacterized protein tgoln2 — its product is MRAAFLVLSICLCWCLVRAQPNDNPAEPKPQTTEGNSGSDEKSLAHVNETMVQTKPAPITGKTKKAETTKQNTSADQIDPLLATVNTDQKADENAKATNADEQQGQTPNLLPKVNEGKETPRQDESKGTGTLQDKNSVNSIGSDTNHIVVEPGKGDATENNEDLNNKKETEGLETDKKKETGELETDKKKETGELETDKKKETGELETDKKTETEELETDKKTETEELETDKKTETEGDDASDKNKQDGEAGEKNEDLNNKKETMEEDENRNGGSEGKSQYDPSGMKEEENSHFFAYLVCTAVLVAVLYITYHNKRKIIAFVLEGKRSRSTRRPKSTEYQKLEQHI